In a single window of the Littorina saxatilis isolate snail1 linkage group LG5, US_GU_Lsax_2.0, whole genome shotgun sequence genome:
- the LOC138967504 gene encoding exosome complex component RRP40-like, producing the protein MAAHMDRIVLPGDKISDLKESETSKKVVLGPGLRTETEDVYACKPGVLKFKEPNVYWIDTHQKRYVPVKGEHVIGIVTQKAGDIFRVDIGGSDQASLSYLSFEGSTKRNRPDVKVGDIVYSRLLVANKDMEPEVVCIDSHGRSSGMGVIRSGGFLFKTSLNLVRKMCNPQCVLMKSLGNKFPFEVMVGMNGRIWVKGRTNKETVALANAVCAAEHMTNPQIKAMCHRLADALAGFE; encoded by the exons ATGGCTGCGCACATGGATAGAATCGTGCTGCCTGGCGACAAAATCAGCGATTTGAAAGAGTCAGAGACATCGAAGAAAGTTGTTCTTGGTCCTGGATTAAGAACAGAAACTGAAGATGTGTATGCCTGTAAGCCAGGTGTTCTTAAATTCAAGGAACCTAATGTTTATTGGAttgacacacaccaaaaacGG TATGTTCCAGTGAAAGGGGAGCATGTGATTGGCATTGTGACACAGAAGGCAGGGGACATCTTCAGAGTGGACATTGGGGGAAGTGACCAGGCCAGTCTCTCCTACCTGTCCTTTGAAGGATCCACCAAACGCAACCGGCCAGATGTCAAA GTTGGAGACATAGTGTACAGCAGACTACTGGTTGCCAACAAAGACATGGAGCCAGAGGTGGTGTGTATCGACAGTCATGGTCGCAGCAGTGGCATGGGTGTCATTCGCAGCGGTGGATTTCTCTTCAAAACATCTCTCAACTTGGTCAGAAA AATGTGCAACCCCCAATGTGTTCTGATGAAGAGCTTGGGAAACAAGTTTCCCTTTGAGGTGATGGTTGGGATGAACGGCCGCATCTGGGTGAAAGGCAGGACAAACAAGGAGACCGTCGCCCTGGCCAACGCTGTGTGTGCAGCAGAACACATGACAAATCCACAGATCAAAGCCATGTGTCACAGGCTGGCAGACGCTTTGGCTGGTTTTGAATga